One Aneurinibacillus migulanus genomic region harbors:
- the qoxD gene encoding cytochrome aa3 quinol oxidase subunit IV produces the protein MKELFPPKQVMGFVFSMLLTAVALLVYFLNMSFAVGMTVLLVTAFVQAGVQLVVFMHAGETEDKGAIYTNVYYGLIIALVTVFGTLLCMIWGYQ, from the coding sequence ATGAAAGAATTATTCCCACCCAAGCAAGTGATGGGCTTTGTATTTTCAATGCTCCTGACTGCGGTTGCTCTTTTGGTTTACTTCTTAAATATGTCATTTGCAGTAGGCATGACGGTTCTTCTTGTAACAGCATTCGTACAAGCGGGCGTTCAGCTAGTTGTGTTTATGCACGCTGGGGAGACGGAGGATAAAGGAGCAATCTATACGAACGTATATTATGGATTAATTATAGCTCTAGTTACTGTCTTCGGTACATTACTATGTATGATCTGGGGATATCAATAA